In Anaerolineae bacterium, the genomic window GATGCTCCGGCGGGATACCATCGCCGGTATCGGAAACGGTCAGGCGCACAACGCCGGCCTCGGCTTGAGCGCCAATGGTGATTGCGCCACCCGCCGGGGTGTGGCGCAAGGCATTAGCCAATAAATTTTGCAAAACCTGGCGCAGTCGCGCCGCGTCAACCTGGAGGGAGGGTAAGTTGTGGGGCAAGTCAGTTTCCAGGGCCACTTCTTTGGCCTCGGCCCCCGGCCGAAAAGCATCGCTGGCGGCAGTAACAAGTTGGGCCAGGTCAATTTCCTGAATATCAAGCGGCAGTTGTTTGGCTTCGGCCTGGGCTAATTCGTGCAGGTCGTTCACCAAACGGCTCAAGAAGCGGGTGTGTTCGTACAAACGGGCAATCTCGTTATTATCGCAGGGAAAAACTTCATCTAAAATGCCCCGCATATTTCCTTGCAATACGGTCAACGGCGTGCGCAGTTCGTGGGCCACATCGGCCAGCAGGTTACGGCGTAATTGTTCGGCCTGTTCCAAATCGGTGGCCATCTCATTGAAGGCGCGGGCTACGGCAATCATCTCCGCGCTGCCTTTTTCTTGAACCCGCCGGCTGAGATTGCGGGAGCCAAAGGATTTGGCGGCCTGGGCCAGGTTATTCAACGGAGCCGTCAGCGAGCGGCTCATGAGCACGCCAAACACAATGCCGCTGCCGCTGGCAATAAGGGCGGTCATAAATAAGGCCCTGGCCAGACCAACCACAAAGTCCGGCGGCCCCTCAAAATCTCTTCTAAAAATAGGATCTAAGCCCAGATAGCCCACGGTTTGCCCATTAACCCGGATGGGCAAAAGATTTTCCTGCCTGATCCCATTGAGAGGACGCCCCATTTGGCTGGCTCGAACATGGTAGACCACCTGGCCGGTAGCATCGGCCAAAAAAAAGGCGTTATATCTTTCCTGGGCACTGTCGTCAAAATTATTCTGCGCTCTCAGCAATAATGTTTCGCTGCCGGCCCAACTTTGCCAGGTTTGGTAGTAAAGGGCCAGTTCATCGGCTAAATTAGCCATTGCTTCCAGGCGGTCAAGATTATCCCGAGGCGGGTAGCGATGGCTCAACCAGCCGACAATAGTGCCGGTGAGGGTAATTAAAAAGGCCGTGACAATAACCACGCCGCTAAAACCTAAACTTAAACGGACCCACAGTTTGTTCATTGTTATCCTCAGCAGTAGGGAGCAGGGGAATGGAAACCTTTTCCCCTCCTTTTTACCTCACCTCTCTGCTCACACTTCAACCAGCCGGTAGCCCACGCCATAGACGGTTTGAATGTAGGTTTTTTCGCCGGGCCTGGGTTCAATTTTACGGCGGAGATTGCGCATGTGACTATCCAAAGTGCGCTCTGAGCCTTCGTATTCATAGCCCAGGGCCTGCTCAATCAATTCGCTGCGAGTGAAGGCATAGCCAGGACTTTCCAGCAGAGTTTTTAACAGGCTAAACTCGGTGGTAGTCAATTCGACCGGCTGGCCGTTGACCATTACCTCGCGGCGGTCAAGGTCCATCAGCAAACCGGCCATTTGTAATACGCGAGTTTGTTTGGCAATATTGTTCCCCTGGCTGCGCCGCAAAACACTGCGAACACGAGCCACCACCTCGCGGGGATTGAAGGGTTTGGTGATATAATCGTCCGCGCCCAGTTCAAGGCCGATGATTTTGTCGGTGTCGTCAATGCGGGCAGTCAGCATGATGATGGGTGTGTCGGCTAAAATGGGATCGCTGCGCACCAGCCGGGTGATGTCCCAGCCATCCCGATCCGGCAACATCAAATCAAGCACAACCAGGGTGGGCCGGTCGTGGCGGAGAATATGCATGGCTGTTTTGCCGTCGTAGGCGGTTAACACCTGATAACCGGCCTTTTCCAGATAAGCCCGCACCAGGCGCACAATATCAAGGTCGTCGTCTACCACCAGAATTCGTTGGGCCGCTTTTGGTAATGACATTCTCTTCTCCTACCGATCATTACCATAGTATACCATGTAATTGTGCAGACTTTGTGCAGATTCTGGAAAAAATTATTCCGGCATGTGTCCGGCGAGTGACAGTCACTTTAGAAGTGACTGTCACCCGCGCTTTTACTACGCTTCCGTTTGCCCGTTGACCGGCGCCGGGGAACGATTGGCCC contains:
- a CDS encoding HAMP domain-containing protein: MNKLWVRLSLGFSGVVIVTAFLITLTGTIVGWLSHRYPPRDNLDRLEAMANLADELALYYQTWQSWAGSETLLLRAQNNFDDSAQERYNAFFLADATGQVVYHVRASQMGRPLNGIRQENLLPIRVNGQTVGYLGLDPIFRRDFEGPPDFVVGLARALFMTALIASGSGIVFGVLMSRSLTAPLNNLAQAAKSFGSRNLSRRVQEKGSAEMIAVARAFNEMATDLEQAEQLRRNLLADVAHELRTPLTVLQGNMRGILDEVFPCDNNEIARLYEHTRFLSRLVNDLHELAQAEAKQLPLDIQEIDLAQLVTAASDAFRPGAEAKEVALETDLPHNLPSLQVDAARLRQVLQNLLANALRHTPAGGAITIGAQAEAGVVRLTVSDTGDGIPPEHLLHIFDRFYRTDPARSRDKGGAGLGLAITRAIVEAHGGTISVASPGVPGEGTIFTIVLPGPPEQTQ
- a CDS encoding response regulator transcription factor, translated to MSLPKAAQRILVVDDDLDIVRLVRAYLEKAGYQVLTAYDGKTAMHILRHDRPTLVVLDLMLPDRDGWDITRLVRSDPILADTPIIMLTARIDDTDKIIGLELGADDYITKPFNPREVVARVRSVLRRSQGNNIAKQTRVLQMAGLLMDLDRREVMVNGQPVELTTTEFSLLKTLLESPGYAFTRSELIEQALGYEYEGSERTLDSHMRNLRRKIEPRPGEKTYIQTVYGVGYRLVEV